Proteins encoded within one genomic window of Bombina bombina isolate aBomBom1 chromosome 1, aBomBom1.pri, whole genome shotgun sequence:
- the RAB33A gene encoding LOW QUALITY PROTEIN: ras-related protein Rab-33A (The sequence of the model RefSeq protein was modified relative to this genomic sequence to represent the inferred CDS: deleted 4 bases in 2 codons), producing the protein MACPPPSSLEDSVQLRIFKIIVIGDSNVGKTCLTFRFCGGSFPGSSEATIGVDFKEKTVEIDGERIKVQVWDTAGQERFHTLVEHYYRNVHGVVFVYDVTKLSSFHNLRTWLQECEGHAACFGTSGLSGNKSDLKEQVEVPPGLALSFAQAHKMTLFETSAKDPITGTDCGEHIYCPFAL; encoded by the exons ATGGCGTGCCCGCCGCCCTCTTCTTTAGAGGACTCAGTCCAGCTGAGGATCTTTAAGATTATTGTTATTGGGGATTCTAACGTGGGTAAAACGTGTTTGACCTTCCGATTTTGTGGAGGGAGCTTCCCAGGGTCCAGTGAGGCAACAATAGGTGTAGACTTCAAAGAGAAGACAGTGGAAATTGATGGAGAAAGAATCAAG GTCCAGGTGTGGGACACCGCTGGTCAAGAGAGGTTC CACACTTTGGTGGAGCATTATTACAGGAATGTACATGGCGTAGTCTTTGTCTATGATGTTACCAAACTCAGTTCATTCCACAACCTTAGGACATGGCTTCAAGAATGTGAAGGCCATGCT GCCTGCTTTGGTACCTCGGGTCTTAGTGGGAACAAGAGTGACTTGAAGGAGCAAGTGGAGGTCCCTCCTGGCCTTGCATTAAGCTTTGCCCAAGCCCATAAGATGACTCTGTTCGAGACTTCAGCCAAAGATCCCATCACAGGCACAGACTGTGGAGAgcatatttactgtccctttgccCTGTAG